In the Silene latifolia isolate original U9 population chromosome 1, ASM4854445v1, whole genome shotgun sequence genome, ACAGGGAACATGGCAGAAGGAGCCTTCAGATTCTAGGAATCAACCATTGAGTAACAAACAAggtatattaaaatttcatgaatattattttccttttttatttgatattatttttattttttgcaaTTTAATCTTGCGCAAAAAGACATACAGAATAATATTGTATAAGTTGCCCATAATATTATCACAACTATAAAGTTTAGTCACTTTGTAGTTTGGTCTATGTCTATCCCATGAAAAGTTGATTTATTACTTCATATAACAAGTTGGATAACTAATAAAAATATTCCTTAATAATGCAACACCTAAAGTCAAATACGCCATTTTTTTCGACCATCCAGAATATAATACGTCTTTATTTAGAGTCGGCTAACATATGATTCATTCGGGTTTGAATCCTCTCCAAAAATGGAAGAAAGGGAGAGTTCATTTCTTCTCACATTATAATAGAATATTATATCtctttttttattgcattttcccTTTATTTTTTGATCAAAAACTTAGACCATTAGACCACGGTGTGATAAAATCTTGAACGTTAGACCCTCCAtttctaaaaagaaatggagaggatcttaATTGAATTCATATCACCTATCCTTTGTACCAAATTGCCAACATATTGCTACTATAAATAAAGTTTAGTCACTTAATATAATAAGTTGAATGCAATCCAATGTCTTGATCAGGGTCAGCTAACATGAATTATCCTATAGATAATGAAAACATTTGAGATTTCAGCTACCTAAAATAAATTATCTTCCATTTATTACCCTTTCAAACTAtaacattaaataattatcaaatACTTTTACGTCATTTTTCCAAATATCAGCTACTTTTTCAGCTAGTTTATCAAACATTTTTTTATAATAAGTTAGCTTATCAGGTCCTACTTTTCGGTTTCCTTGTTAGTTAGCTTTTAAGGTTTCAACTAACTTTTcagctagttttttttttttaccaaacaGAGTCTTAGTTGTTTCTTATGCTTTGTTTCAGGCAGCACAACTAGTAAAGATAGGAGCTCCATTTATCACCAAGAGGGAGCAGAACCGAGTTACTTGAGCTCTTCTCTCTACTATGGCGGTCAAGAAACTTACTCGAGACAAACGACTCATCAAAACCCCAGCTCGTATCCTAAAGTGAGTATTTCTATTGCGCCACCAAGGCTCTATAATCTCTCAAGAACGCTCTAGTTAGAAACTTGTGATGCCCTTAATGATCCGTTTACTTACCTGTTCATCGTTTATACGTTTTAGTTCAAAAAAGACGATGGAGAAGATGATCCAAGTGGTGCGGCAAGGGGCAACTGGTGGCAAGGATCGCTTTACTATTAAATTTCGGCCAACTGTTGCTTGTGAATACTATAGTTTCTAAGGTATAGCAACAAAATAAATCAGAATATATATGTTATTACTAAAATAAGTGCAGTATAAGAACTTTTTTCACGGCcgctaaaaaaaaaaataaaaaaaattaacgtATTGATCCTGATCTCATCAATAAGTTCAATATTGTCTCCTTGCAGGAAACTACATACTGTCAAATACCCTATTACTCTTTACAAAGTTCGAGTCTTTTAATCGGAATACGGAGAATAAGCCGCGGAGTTGGCCTTAGATGAATACAGAAAAGCTGCTAACTAGGAGCATCGATCTATGGCTTCCGCTAGATAGTTTGCAGTTTGCAGTGTAGTTTTAGTCATATTTtcgatagttttttttttttatttacagtATCCTCTCTATAATCTTTAGTCTCGAGTTGAGTTGTTTAGTTATTTTGAATATGCTTATATCTATCAGAGAGTATACGAAATCTGTAATTTCGGAAATATGCTTAATGTGTGATCTATGTTTTGCTACATATATTCTGTTACTTTCTGTATCGGAATTACGGAAGAATCGAGAATTTAGAACGGATGGTAAATGCAAACCCTATGGAGACGCAATCAAGATGTTCAAATATCCCTATTGTTTGTTCCTCTTATGGGGTTCTCAATTGGTCTTTTCTGCAGACTTCCAGGTTCGCTGAGACCGTGTTCTTACGTTTGACATCGGCGTCCATCAAAATCGAACCCTCTTTTGGTTACATTGAGTTGGCATATAGAAAATTATCGGTTAGCCCCCGATGACTCGTGTACTGTAAACAGTCGATTTGCTCTTATCTAATCTAACATTCTAACATACGGAGTACGAGATTGGAAGTATATATAAGCTTATTAGTATCCCCTCCGTAATTACGTTGCTCCTCAAATATTTCTATTCGTCATCAAGGACGAGATGGGTTGGTCCTACCATAGAGTTTCAATCTAGTTTTCttactttaataaaaaaaaaaaaaaaaaaaaagaacagaaCAGAACAGTAATATAAAGACTAGGAGCAACATTCTCAGTCCAGCACCTGTCCTAATCGAGTTTGACGATCCTGCAACAGTCTATCCGAGGATCTGACTTCATTTGTCAGTCATTCCTGCTGATTACTGTGATTAGTACATGTACTACTACTATCCTGTTCTTAGCTACTCACCTCGATGCTCACATATAGCCGCCATATGGGCATATAGGGCCTCCTTTCCGCTAGAATTAGTTATCGGATACAATTATGTTGGGTATATAGACATATAAGGCCAGTAGGCCGCTTTACAGGATcatacaacaacatcagagccttaatcccaaaatgatttggggtcggctgacatgaatcattctTTAAAACCGTCCAtggggtgaacgcac is a window encoding:
- the LOC141616945 gene encoding uncharacterized protein LOC141616945 codes for the protein MENKKQQKGSSSSSITSQLFGPPESDVLASIFPPSKGTWQKEPSDSRNQPLSNKQGSTTSKDRSSIYHQEGAEPSYLSSSLYYGGQETYSRQTTHQNPSSYPKFKKDDGEDDPSGAARGNWWQGSLYY